In Halorientalis sp. LT38, a genomic segment contains:
- the metG gene encoding methionine--tRNA ligase, with protein MSHEEFPTENPAVVTVGLPYANGDLHVGHLRGYVTGDTVARALRRVGQQTAFVCGSDMHGTPIAVNAAEEGVSPEDFAMRYHEEYAETFPDFNVEFDNYGHTHDETNVETTREFVRSWIDGDHVVEKEIQVAYDPDADQWLPDRLVEGTCPYCGEHARGDECDEGCQRHLEPGEVEDPVSTLTGNPAEYREREHKFLRLSDFQDYLQAFIDRIEGTDNAKNQPREWIEGELQDLCITRDMDWGIDYPGEDGEGEDLVLYVWVDAPIEYVSSTKQYTERVGADEYDWEEVWTVDDESELTGADNGEIVHVIGRDIIQHHAVFWPAMLRGAGYNEPRAILATGFVGIDGKALSTSRNRAVWADEYLDEGFHPDLFRYYMIDGSGLETDVDFSWDRFAERVNGELVGNLGNFAYRSLLFAHRNYDGTPDTAVSDDVRETIETAIEEFEAALNDYRIRDVGAAAVDLADFGNEYIQRNEPWKLTDEDPEEAAQVIRDCVQLTKACAVLMQPVMPEKAAALWDQLDAEGSVHETELSAALEAPPAAFGEPEELFSKIEDDRIDELNEKLQERVEEATSDEDDDGDDGDGDLEPLAEERIGFEDFGELDMRVGRIEVAEPIEGADDLARLEVDIGFETRQVVAGIKQLHDLDELPGERCILLANMEQAELFGVESNGMILAAGDEADLLTTHGDAPLGSKVR; from the coding sequence ATGAGCCACGAGGAGTTCCCCACCGAGAACCCCGCGGTGGTGACGGTCGGGTTGCCCTACGCCAACGGCGACCTGCACGTCGGTCACCTCCGGGGGTACGTCACCGGCGACACGGTCGCCCGCGCGCTCCGCCGGGTCGGCCAGCAGACCGCCTTCGTCTGCGGTTCCGACATGCACGGGACGCCCATCGCCGTCAACGCCGCCGAGGAGGGCGTCTCGCCCGAGGACTTCGCGATGCGGTACCACGAGGAGTACGCCGAGACCTTCCCCGATTTCAACGTCGAGTTCGACAACTACGGCCACACCCACGACGAGACGAACGTCGAGACGACCCGGGAGTTCGTCCGCTCGTGGATCGACGGCGACCACGTCGTCGAGAAGGAGATCCAGGTCGCCTACGACCCCGACGCCGACCAGTGGCTCCCGGACCGCCTGGTCGAGGGGACCTGCCCCTACTGCGGCGAGCATGCCCGCGGCGACGAGTGCGACGAGGGCTGTCAGCGTCACCTCGAACCCGGCGAGGTCGAGGACCCCGTCTCGACGCTGACCGGCAACCCCGCGGAGTACCGCGAGCGCGAGCACAAGTTCCTCCGTCTGTCGGACTTCCAGGACTACCTGCAGGCGTTCATCGACCGCATAGAGGGCACCGACAACGCGAAGAACCAGCCCCGGGAGTGGATCGAGGGCGAACTACAGGACCTCTGTATCACCCGGGACATGGACTGGGGGATCGATTACCCGGGCGAGGACGGCGAGGGTGAGGATCTCGTCCTCTACGTCTGGGTCGACGCCCCCATCGAGTACGTCTCCTCGACCAAGCAGTACACCGAACGCGTGGGTGCCGACGAGTACGACTGGGAGGAGGTCTGGACAGTCGACGACGAGTCCGAGTTGACCGGCGCGGACAACGGCGAGATCGTCCACGTGATCGGCCGAGACATCATCCAGCACCACGCGGTGTTCTGGCCCGCCATGCTGCGCGGGGCGGGCTACAACGAGCCCCGCGCGATCCTCGCGACGGGCTTCGTCGGCATCGACGGCAAGGCCCTCTCGACCTCGCGCAACCGGGCGGTGTGGGCCGACGAGTACCTCGACGAGGGCTTCCACCCGGACCTGTTCCGCTACTACATGATCGACGGGAGCGGGCTGGAGACCGACGTGGACTTCTCCTGGGACCGCTTCGCCGAGCGCGTCAACGGCGAACTGGTGGGCAACCTCGGCAACTTCGCCTATCGCTCCCTCCTGTTCGCCCACCGCAACTACGACGGCACGCCGGACACCGCGGTCAGCGACGACGTGCGCGAGACGATCGAGACGGCGATCGAGGAGTTCGAGGCCGCCCTCAACGACTACCGAATCCGCGACGTGGGCGCGGCCGCGGTCGACCTGGCCGACTTCGGCAACGAGTACATCCAGCGCAACGAGCCCTGGAAGCTCACCGACGAGGATCCCGAGGAGGCCGCGCAGGTCATCCGCGACTGCGTCCAGTTGACCAAGGCCTGCGCCGTCCTGATGCAGCCGGTCATGCCCGAGAAGGCCGCCGCCCTCTGGGACCAGCTCGACGCCGAGGGCTCGGTCCACGAGACCGAGCTGAGCGCGGCCCTCGAAGCCCCGCCCGCCGCGTTCGGCGAGCCCGAAGAGCTGTTCTCCAAGATCGAGGACGACCGGATCGACGAACTGAACGAGAAACTGCAGGAACGGGTCGAAGAGGCCACGAGTGACGAAGACGACGACGGAGACGACGGCGACGGCGACCTCGAACCGCTGGCCGAGGAGCGGATCGGCTTCGAGGACTTCGGCGAGCTCGACATGCGCGTGGGCCGCATCGAGGTCGCCGAACCGATCGAAGGCGCGGACGACCTCGCGCGACTGGAGGTCGACATCGGGTTCGAGACCCGGCAGGTCGTCGCGGGCATCAAGCAACTCCACGACCTCGACGAGTTGCCGGGCGAGCGGTGCATCCTGCTCGCGAACATGGAGCAAGCGGAGCTGTTCGGCGTCGAGTCCAACGGGATGATCCTCGCGGCGGGGGACGAGGCCGACTTGCTGACGACCCACGGCGACGCGCCGCTCGGGTCGAAGGTCCGTTAG
- a CDS encoding DUF7312 domain-containing protein, with protein MSEGEDDGGWKFAVEDLPDEAGDSTDGDEQPGDEEQGEDEGGNVAGSMVLEQPLEPGSPSLENTAFVLLGALCTVVFFMLLLGIL; from the coding sequence ATGTCCGAGGGCGAGGACGACGGCGGCTGGAAGTTCGCGGTCGAGGACCTGCCCGACGAGGCGGGCGACTCGACCGACGGGGACGAGCAGCCCGGCGACGAGGAGCAGGGCGAGGACGAGGGCGGGAACGTCGCCGGCTCGATGGTCCTCGAGCAGCCGCTGGAGCCGGGTTCGCCGTCGCTCGAGAACACCGCGTTCGTCCTGCTGGGCGCGCTCTGTACGGTCGTCTTCTTCATGCTGCTCCTGGGGATCCTCTGA
- a CDS encoding NfeD family protein encodes MASWLFAQASILGQDLALLLVVAGAGLVIAEAMAPGAHFIVLGVALLVAGIAGLLLPSSIGIFAPLVLAALVLVVGGITLYGYRQFDFYGGKGSGQTSSSDDLRGKTGHVTERVTETGGEVKLAEGGFNPLYRARCVDGEIAEGTEVIVIDPGGGNVVTVEAISEIEDDIDRELAEEARAAETGTSEPDADADAA; translated from the coding sequence ATGGCATCCTGGCTGTTCGCGCAGGCCTCAATCCTGGGGCAGGACCTCGCGCTCCTCCTGGTCGTCGCGGGGGCCGGGCTGGTCATCGCCGAGGCGATGGCCCCCGGTGCTCACTTCATCGTCCTGGGCGTCGCCCTCCTGGTGGCTGGCATCGCCGGCCTGCTCCTCCCGTCGAGTATCGGCATCTTCGCCCCGCTCGTACTGGCCGCGTTAGTACTCGTGGTCGGGGGGATCACCCTCTACGGCTACCGCCAGTTCGACTTCTACGGGGGGAAGGGCTCCGGCCAGACCAGTTCCTCGGACGACCTGCGCGGGAAGACCGGTCACGTCACCGAACGCGTCACCGAGACCGGCGGCGAGGTCAAGCTCGCCGAGGGCGGGTTCAACCCGCTCTACCGCGCCCGCTGCGTCGACGGCGAGATCGCGGAGGGCACCGAAGTCATCGTCATCGACCCCGGCGGCGGCAACGTCGTCACCGTCGAGGCGATCAGCGAGATCGAGGACGACATCGACCGCGAACTGGCCGAGGAGGCCCGCGCGGCCGAGACCGGGACCAGCGAACCGGACGCCGACGCGGACGCCGCCTGA
- a CDS encoding SPFH domain-containing protein, producing the protein MLPPTVLALGGGGVVGTVLILVLLIAVVTVYQMVEIVDATEKRALTVFGEYRKLLEPGISFVPPFVSRTHTFDMRTQTLDVPRQEAITRDNSPVTADAVVYIKVMDAKKAYLEVDDYKRAVSNLAQTTLRAVLGDMELDDTLNKRQEINAKIRRELDEPTDEWGIRVESVEVREVNPSQDVQQAMEQQTSAERRRRAMILEAQGERRSAVEKAEGDKQSNIIRAQGEKQSQILEAQGDAISTVLRAKSAESMGERAVIEKGMETLENIGQGESTTFVLPQELTSMVGRYGKHLSGSDVQTNGEGTLDSLDFDSETREMLGLDNIEEILGQIDQEAEVDVEAMEQQAKAVKQGDNPADIKDPDDVIDEMDDDFETGGGGGTDAGSSDGGSQSDQN; encoded by the coding sequence ATGCTCCCTCCGACAGTACTGGCCCTGGGCGGCGGCGGCGTCGTCGGCACCGTCCTGATTCTGGTGTTGCTGATCGCCGTGGTCACCGTCTACCAGATGGTCGAGATCGTCGACGCGACCGAGAAGCGCGCGCTCACCGTCTTCGGTGAGTACCGGAAGCTCCTCGAACCGGGTATCAGCTTCGTCCCGCCGTTCGTCTCGCGGACCCACACCTTCGACATGCGGACGCAGACGCTGGACGTCCCCCGGCAGGAAGCCATCACCCGCGACAACTCGCCGGTGACCGCGGACGCGGTCGTCTACATCAAGGTGATGGACGCGAAGAAGGCCTACCTCGAGGTCGACGACTACAAGCGGGCAGTCTCGAACCTCGCCCAGACCACCCTCCGCGCCGTCCTTGGCGACATGGAACTGGACGACACGCTGAACAAGCGCCAGGAGATCAACGCGAAGATCCGCCGCGAACTCGACGAACCCACCGACGAGTGGGGGATCCGCGTCGAGTCCGTCGAGGTCCGGGAGGTCAACCCCTCCCAGGACGTCCAGCAGGCGATGGAACAGCAGACCTCCGCCGAGCGTCGCCGCCGCGCCATGATCCTCGAGGCGCAGGGTGAACGCCGCTCCGCCGTCGAGAAGGCCGAAGGTGACAAGCAGTCCAACATCATCCGCGCGCAGGGTGAAAAGCAGAGCCAGATCCTCGAAGCGCAGGGTGACGCAATCTCCACGGTCCTGCGAGCGAAATCCGCCGAGTCGATGGGCGAACGTGCGGTCATCGAGAAGGGGATGGAGACCCTGGAGAACATCGGTCAGGGCGAGTCCACGACCTTCGTCCTGCCCCAGGAACTGACGTCGATGGTCGGACGCTACGGCAAGCACCTCTCCGGCAGCGACGTCCAGACCAACGGCGAGGGCACCCTCGACAGCCTGGACTTCGACTCGGAGACCCGGGAGATGCTCGGCCTGGACAACATCGAGGAGATCCTCGGCCAGATCGACCAGGAAGCGGAAGTCGACGTCGAGGCGATGGAACAGCAGGCAAAGGCCGTCAAACAGGGCGACAACCCCGCCGACATCAAGGATCCCGACGACGTGATCGACGAGATGGACGACGACTTCGAGACCGGCGGTGGCGGCGGCACCGACGCCGGGTCGAGCGACGGCGGCTCGCAGTCGGACCAGAACTAA
- a CDS encoding winged helix-turn-helix transcriptional regulator encodes MPDEGVDESKRSTLRRFAAVGAVSPLARFQSDDRSDSDAPDAIAGYVAATPGAHFSKLRDDLKLGTGEAQHHLRRLVRAGAVETRKDGDYRRYFPADQFSEFEQVALGYLRRETPRGMLIALLRDPTLTAGGLAEQLDVSAPTVSKYASELEAADLLSRADGYAVEHPETVTLLLVRYADSFGPAATQLAAEADQLLTYDR; translated from the coding sequence ATGCCCGACGAGGGGGTCGACGAGTCCAAGCGGTCCACGTTGCGCCGGTTCGCTGCCGTCGGCGCCGTTAGTCCCCTCGCCCGCTTTCAGTCCGACGACCGGAGCGACAGCGACGCCCCCGACGCCATCGCCGGCTACGTCGCCGCGACCCCGGGCGCGCACTTCTCGAAGCTCCGCGACGACCTCAAGCTGGGGACCGGCGAGGCCCAGCACCACCTCCGGCGGCTCGTCCGGGCGGGCGCCGTCGAGACCCGCAAGGACGGCGACTACCGCCGGTACTTCCCCGCGGACCAGTTCTCCGAGTTCGAGCAGGTCGCGCTCGGATATCTCCGCCGGGAGACGCCCCGCGGGATGTTGATCGCCCTCCTCCGCGATCCGACGCTGACCGCCGGCGGGCTGGCCGAGCAGCTGGACGTGTCTGCGCCGACGGTCAGCAAGTACGCGAGCGAACTCGAGGCGGCCGATCTGCTCTCCCGGGCCGACGGCTACGCCGTCGAGCATCCGGAGACGGTGACGCTGTTGCTCGTCCGCTACGCGGACTCCTTCGGCCCCGCGGCCACGCAGTTGGCCGCCGAGGCCGATCAGCTGCTCACCTACGATCGCTGA
- a CDS encoding DUF7123 family protein — MSATANAATATRATLSEKQLRILEYLSENADTQTYFKSRLIGDALDMSAKEVGTNMPAIQQGEFDVDVEKWGYSSSTTWKVTA; from the coding sequence ATGAGCGCGACCGCGAACGCGGCGACCGCAACCCGCGCGACTCTGTCCGAGAAACAGCTCCGCATCCTCGAGTACCTCAGCGAGAACGCGGACACCCAGACCTACTTCAAGTCCCGTCTCATCGGCGACGCGCTGGACATGTCCGCCAAGGAGGTGGGGACGAACATGCCCGCCATCCAGCAGGGCGAGTTCGACGTCGACGTCGAGAAGTGGGGCTACTCCTCCTCGACGACCTGGAAAGTGACCGCCTGA
- a CDS encoding TRAM domain-containing protein produces MEISDKLLCLFSAEVERSDDGYVIEIPQRELDTGSVEAGDTYRVALIEREREGSVDTEPEAPSSEPQPPVEAGEIRYVEIEDIGKQGDGIARVERGYVIIVPGAEIGERVKVEITEVKSNFAVGEIIDESV; encoded by the coding sequence TTGGAAATCTCTGATAAACTCCTGTGTTTGTTCAGCGCTGAAGTCGAGCGGAGCGACGACGGGTACGTGATCGAGATTCCCCAGCGGGAACTCGACACCGGATCCGTCGAGGCGGGCGACACCTACCGCGTGGCGCTCATCGAGCGCGAGCGCGAGGGGTCGGTCGACACCGAACCCGAGGCACCGTCGTCGGAACCGCAGCCGCCGGTCGAGGCCGGCGAGATACGCTACGTCGAGATCGAGGACATCGGCAAGCAGGGCGACGGCATCGCCCGCGTCGAGCGCGGCTACGTCATCATCGTCCCGGGGGCCGAGATCGGCGAGCGCGTCAAGGTCGAAATCACCGAGGTCAAGTCCAACTTCGCGGTCGGCGAGATCATCGACGAATCGGTCTGA
- a CDS encoding YkgJ family cysteine cluster protein codes for MESLEAELERARELDVDELADAIEAIGFECTRCGACCKAETCGDGGSDDGEESGDPHTATVFPDEIRRLQDAGDEAYDYRDVSVPTSPSVPSRDYRDVARPMPYGLEEGPDGPEGETFEWALQTDACGDCTFYAEDDAGTGACTVHDDRPLICRTYPFSVALGGTSQPMGEAVDSEGMVRAHECEGLGRDISRAEAEDLAGALKERAVRELEEAIGVRDSYDPVETGRGEVVVHDSEGAKRPDGTPVE; via the coding sequence ATGGAGAGCCTCGAAGCCGAACTGGAGCGAGCGCGCGAGCTGGACGTCGACGAGCTCGCCGACGCCATCGAGGCAATCGGCTTCGAGTGCACGCGCTGTGGGGCCTGCTGCAAGGCCGAAACCTGTGGCGACGGGGGGAGCGACGACGGTGAGGAGTCCGGCGACCCCCACACTGCGACGGTGTTCCCCGACGAGATCCGCCGGCTCCAGGACGCCGGCGACGAGGCGTACGACTACCGGGACGTGTCCGTCCCGACGTCCCCCTCGGTCCCCTCGCGGGACTACCGGGACGTGGCACGGCCGATGCCCTACGGCCTCGAAGAGGGCCCGGACGGGCCGGAGGGCGAGACCTTCGAGTGGGCGCTCCAGACCGACGCCTGCGGCGACTGCACCTTCTACGCCGAAGACGACGCGGGGACGGGGGCCTGTACGGTCCACGACGACCGGCCGCTGATCTGTCGGACCTACCCCTTCTCCGTCGCACTTGGCGGGACGAGCCAGCCGATGGGCGAGGCGGTCGATTCGGAAGGGATGGTCCGCGCCCACGAGTGCGAGGGGCTGGGCCGGGACATCTCGCGGGCCGAGGCCGAGGACCTGGCGGGTGCGCTCAAGGAACGGGCGGTCAGGGAACTCGAGGAGGCCATCGGCGTCCGGGATAGCTACGACCCGGTCGAGACCGGGCGGGGTGAGGTGGTCGTCCACGACTCCGAGGGGGCAAAACGGCCGGACGGGACGCCGGTCGAGTGA
- a CDS encoding helix-turn-helix transcriptional regulator has translation MSSHAFLMRLSDPMTDAIRGTAASPAATGRRRAGAALGPVTALPLVTVRPLVLLGSIALLALLVGTMALVTLRTGGTTDSAESDDASAPAHPDAWQVRRLLDEHGGRLPQSEIVERTGWSKSKVSRVLSAMAEDDQVRKIRLGRENLVTRPGEEPEHAGSPFDEDARNR, from the coding sequence GTGTCATCTCACGCGTTCCTGATGCGCCTCTCCGATCCCATGACGGACGCGATCCGCGGTACAGCCGCGTCCCCGGCAGCCACGGGCCGACGGCGGGCCGGCGCCGCGCTCGGTCCGGTCACCGCGCTGCCCCTCGTCACGGTCCGGCCCCTGGTCCTCCTGGGGAGTATCGCCCTGCTCGCGCTGCTGGTCGGGACGATGGCTCTCGTCACCTTGCGGACCGGGGGAACCACCGACTCGGCAGAGTCCGACGACGCGTCGGCGCCGGCACACCCCGACGCCTGGCAGGTCCGCCGGTTGCTGGACGAACACGGCGGACGGCTCCCACAGTCCGAAATCGTCGAACGGACCGGCTGGTCGAAGTCGAAGGTGAGCCGCGTCCTCTCGGCGATGGCCGAGGACGATCAGGTCAGGAAGATCCGCCTCGGGCGGGAGAACCTGGTCACCCGCCCTGGCGAGGAACCGGAGCACGCCGGGAGTCCGTTCGACGAGGACGCGCGGAACCGATAG
- a CDS encoding ATP-binding protein yields MTFVIGRGEQSETGPTGHLGAYRALDGSRGAPLELDLDGPHAGLIVGKRGYGKSHTLGVVAEGLARARGVAPVLVDPMGVFRGLADPTDAGADPVPARVVAEPAVAPDALDPRSWCALLGLSPESGAGGLVWQAATEAQTIDGMCEHVAATDAPGTDRRAARNHLAMAARWGVFDPDGLTATDLAGPAVTVVDVSGLAPAPSNAVVRGIGEALYRARETETIDRLPWLLLDEAHAFFEGVARPALERVLTRGRAPGVSLVAATQRPSAVPEVAISQADVLVAHRLTAEADRDALRAAQPTYANGALTDPDRMPTATGDVIVVDDATETVHAARIRARDTPHGGDSPSASDVVIERTAGGE; encoded by the coding sequence GTGACGTTCGTGATCGGACGCGGCGAACAGTCCGAAACCGGCCCGACCGGCCACCTGGGTGCCTACCGGGCGCTGGACGGCAGTCGCGGGGCGCCGCTCGAACTCGATCTCGACGGCCCCCACGCCGGGCTGATCGTCGGCAAACGCGGCTACGGGAAGTCCCACACGCTGGGCGTCGTCGCAGAGGGACTCGCCCGGGCCCGCGGCGTCGCGCCGGTGCTCGTGGACCCGATGGGCGTCTTTCGGGGACTGGCCGACCCCACAGACGCCGGGGCTGACCCGGTACCAGCGCGCGTGGTCGCGGAGCCGGCGGTCGCGCCCGACGCACTCGACCCGCGGTCGTGGTGTGCGCTGCTGGGCCTCTCACCCGAGTCCGGGGCCGGAGGGCTGGTCTGGCAGGCCGCGACCGAGGCCCAGACGATAGACGGGATGTGCGAGCACGTCGCCGCCACGGACGCGCCGGGGACCGACAGGCGGGCGGCGCGGAACCACCTCGCCATGGCAGCGCGGTGGGGCGTGTTCGACCCCGACGGGCTGACGGCCACCGACCTGGCCGGCCCGGCGGTGACGGTGGTCGACGTCTCCGGGCTGGCCCCGGCTCCGTCGAACGCCGTCGTTCGCGGGATCGGCGAGGCGCTCTACCGGGCGCGGGAGACGGAGACGATCGATCGCCTCCCGTGGCTCCTGCTGGACGAGGCCCACGCGTTCTTCGAGGGGGTCGCCCGGCCGGCGCTGGAGCGCGTCCTGACCCGCGGGCGAGCGCCGGGGGTCAGCCTCGTCGCGGCGACCCAGCGACCCAGTGCGGTCCCCGAGGTCGCCATCTCCCAGGCCGACGTGCTCGTCGCCCACCGGCTGACGGCCGAGGCGGACCGCGACGCGTTACGGGCCGCCCAGCCGACGTACGCGAACGGGGCGCTGACGGACCCGGACCGGATGCCGACGGCGACGGGCGATGTGATCGTCGTCGACGACGCCACCGAGACGGTCCACGCCGCGCGGATTCGGGCCCGCGATACGCCCCACGGCGGGGACAGCCCCAGCGCCAGCGACGTGGTGATCGAGCGGACCGCGGGGGGTGAGTAG
- a CDS encoding histidine kinase N-terminal 7TM domain-containing protein, which produces MLPTTLWPVVGSLAAAAGTVALARSIWPRRDRPGATWLLLVLGVQFVLTAGYGLGYLVATPWLRWAVEVLFWVSYIWLGALFVAFALAYTGRGHVVRSPWFALLLVLTVLLTALVLTNPLHQLVWADFAVGSTGGLATAIFTRRGGTFLILGVTSIGTAVGTLLLVDTIISYGKLYRAEALAVALSPLPPGLGLIAWTFGIVPAPGINVAPVLFLAHVAFDAYAFVGSGMFDFHPATRRAGNRAAIADLANPVVIVDEHQRVVNYNPAAGRAFDLADRDVLTQSFADCYEGDAIDPSLPEQDATIGTEDGRRTFKVTSTDLDGGSGSHLGYTLVFQDITAERRREQRLAVLNRVLRHNLRNDLTVVGMNLDAAAERADGDVADLLDPAREKTTGLVELSEKARTFERVIEEDGTSLVSVADAVGEVVADLRESFPDATVRVEGTDAAVLRIDPALLRVVVRNLVENALEHGTGEGTGTDDEPDVTVGVADDGQEVVVTVRDRGPGVPDHELAVIEDGDETDLEHGSGLGLWLITWSVTAAGGEIEFDVSDAGTTATVRFPTVGGDGTTEGAVGSGP; this is translated from the coding sequence GTGCTCCCGACCACGCTCTGGCCCGTGGTCGGCTCGCTCGCCGCGGCCGCCGGGACGGTCGCGCTGGCCCGTTCGATCTGGCCCCGCCGCGACCGGCCGGGCGCGACCTGGTTGCTCCTCGTCCTCGGCGTCCAGTTCGTCCTGACGGCCGGTTACGGCCTGGGGTATCTGGTCGCCACCCCGTGGCTGCGCTGGGCGGTCGAAGTGCTGTTCTGGGTGTCGTACATCTGGCTGGGCGCGCTGTTCGTCGCTTTCGCGCTCGCCTACACCGGCCGCGGGCACGTCGTTCGCTCGCCGTGGTTCGCCCTGCTGCTGGTGCTCACGGTATTGTTGACGGCGCTGGTCCTGACCAACCCGCTGCACCAGCTCGTCTGGGCCGACTTCGCGGTCGGCTCGACCGGGGGGCTGGCGACGGCCATCTTCACCCGTCGGGGCGGGACCTTCCTGATCCTCGGGGTGACCAGCATCGGCACCGCCGTCGGGACGCTCCTCCTCGTCGATACGATCATCAGCTACGGGAAGCTCTACCGGGCCGAAGCCCTGGCGGTCGCGCTCTCTCCGTTGCCGCCGGGCCTGGGTCTCATCGCCTGGACGTTCGGCATCGTCCCCGCGCCGGGGATCAACGTCGCGCCCGTCCTCTTCCTCGCCCACGTCGCCTTCGACGCCTACGCCTTCGTCGGCAGCGGCATGTTCGACTTCCACCCCGCGACCAGGCGCGCGGGCAACCGAGCGGCCATCGCCGACCTGGCCAACCCCGTCGTCATCGTCGACGAGCACCAGCGCGTGGTCAACTACAACCCCGCCGCCGGGCGGGCGTTCGACCTGGCCGACCGGGACGTGTTGACCCAGTCCTTCGCCGACTGCTACGAGGGCGACGCGATCGACCCGTCCCTGCCCGAACAGGACGCCACCATCGGGACCGAGGACGGGCGACGGACGTTCAAGGTCACGTCGACGGACCTCGACGGCGGGTCGGGGAGTCACCTCGGGTACACCCTCGTCTTCCAGGACATCACCGCCGAGCGCCGACGCGAGCAACGGCTGGCCGTCCTCAACCGTGTCCTGCGCCACAACCTCCGCAACGACCTCACCGTCGTCGGGATGAACCTCGACGCCGCGGCCGAGCGGGCCGACGGCGACGTGGCGGACCTACTCGACCCCGCCCGCGAGAAGACCACCGGGCTGGTCGAACTCAGCGAGAAGGCGCGCACCTTCGAGCGCGTGATCGAAGAGGACGGGACGTCGCTCGTGTCGGTCGCCGACGCGGTCGGCGAGGTGGTCGCGGACCTGCGCGAGTCGTTCCCGGACGCCACCGTCCGGGTCGAGGGGACCGACGCCGCCGTGCTCCGGATCGACCCCGCCCTGCTCCGGGTGGTCGTCCGCAACCTCGTCGAGAACGCGCTCGAACACGGAACCGGGGAGGGGACTGGAACCGACGACGAACCGGACGTGACGGTCGGCGTTGCGGACGACGGTCAGGAAGTGGTCGTGACCGTCCGCGACCGCGGCCCGGGCGTGCCAGACCACGAACTGGCCGTGATCGAGGACGGCGACGAGACGGACCTCGAACACGGGAGCGGGCTCGGCCTGTGGCTGATCACCTGGAGCGTGACAGCCGCCGGCGGCGAGATCGAGTTCGACGTGAGCGACGCGGGGACGACGGCGACCGTCCGGTTCCCCACGGTCGGCGGGGACGGGACGACCGAGGGCGCGGTCGGGTCCGGTCCCTGA